A window of Diabrotica virgifera virgifera chromosome 9, PGI_DIABVI_V3a contains these coding sequences:
- the LOC126891203 gene encoding activity-regulated cytoskeleton associated protein 1-like → MPRRRTSDTQVSSVSENMIAMSNAQFTTLIQELRSSTLGTNEELLIRLRESSATPTLSPMTGNFVNCTARFDGSEHANVKAFLDNILTFEECTHVSDDNALRGLSMLLNGTAATWWQGIKTSTLTWANAVQTLKDSFSKKLPPCLIFRDIRARTKHG, encoded by the coding sequence atGCCACGTAGACGTACTAGTGATACACAGGTCAGTTCAGTCTCTGAAAATATGATTGCAATGTCAAACGCTCAATTTACTACCTTAATTCAAGAATTGCGAAGTTCGACATTGGGAACTAACGAAGAACTTTTAATCCGACTACGTGAGAGTTCGGCTACTCCTACATTGTCACCAATGACGGGAAATTTCGTAAACTGCACCGCTCGTTTCGACGGTAGTGAGCATGCCAATGTAAAAGCGTTTCTGGATAATATTCTTACGTTCGAGGAATGTACACACGTGAGCGACGACAATGCACTACGTGGATTGTCCATGTTACTTAATGGTACTGCCGCAACTTGGTGGCAGGGGATAAAAACCTCGACTTTAACCTGGGCCAATGCAGTGCAAACATTAAAGGATTCTTTCTCCAAAAAACTACCGCCTTGTTTAATTTTCCGAGATATCCGCGCGCGAACAAAACACGGATGA